The Paraburkholderia bonniea genome includes a window with the following:
- the tdh gene encoding L-threonine 3-dehydrogenase — MKALAKLERAPGLTLTRMKKPEVGHNDVMIRIRLTAICGTDIHIWKWDDWAQKTIPVPMQVGHEYVGEIVEIGQEVRGFEIGDRVSGEGHITCGFCRNCRAGRRHLCRNTIAVGVDREGAFAEYLVIPALNAFKIPADISDDLAAILDPLGNATHTALSFNLVGEDVLITGAGPIGVMAVAIAKHVGARNVVITDINEYRLELARKMGATRAVNVAHESLRDVMADLHMTEGFDVGLEMSGVPSAFTSLLEAMNHGGKVALLGIPPAETAIDWTQVIFKGLEIKGIYGREMFETWYKMIAMLQSGLDLSPILTHRFAIDDYERAFAKMLSGESGKVILDWSV; from the coding sequence ATGAAAGCACTTGCCAAACTCGAACGCGCACCGGGCTTGACCTTAACCCGGATGAAAAAGCCTGAAGTTGGCCATAACGATGTGATGATCCGCATCCGCCTCACGGCGATTTGCGGCACGGATATTCATATCTGGAAGTGGGACGACTGGGCGCAAAAAACGATTCCGGTGCCAATGCAGGTCGGGCATGAGTACGTTGGCGAGATTGTTGAAATCGGTCAGGAAGTGCGTGGTTTTGAGATCGGTGACCGGGTTTCTGGCGAAGGCCACATCACCTGTGGCTTTTGCCGCAATTGCCGTGCGGGACGCCGTCATCTGTGCCGCAACACGATCGCCGTGGGGGTCGACCGCGAAGGCGCTTTTGCTGAGTATCTGGTGATTCCAGCGCTGAATGCGTTCAAGATTCCCGCCGATATTTCTGACGATCTGGCGGCCATTCTTGATCCGCTCGGCAATGCGACGCACACCGCGCTGTCGTTCAATCTGGTTGGCGAAGACGTGCTGATTACCGGTGCCGGACCAATTGGCGTGATGGCGGTGGCGATTGCGAAGCATGTGGGCGCACGCAACGTGGTGATTACCGATATCAACGAATACCGGCTTGAGCTGGCGCGCAAGATGGGCGCTACGCGGGCGGTGAACGTTGCACATGAATCGTTGCGCGATGTGATGGCCGATCTGCACATGACTGAAGGCTTTGATGTCGGGCTGGAAATGTCAGGTGTGCCGAGTGCCTTCACGAGCTTGCTCGAGGCGATGAATCATGGCGGCAAGGTGGCACTGTTGGGCATCCCACCGGCAGAGACGGCGATTGACTGGACCCAGGTGATCTTCAAGGGACTTGAAATCAAGGGCATCTATGGCAGAGAGATGTTCGAGACTTGGTACAAGATGATTGCGATGTTGCAAAGCGGGCTGGACTTGTCGCCGATCCTGACGCATCGCTTCGCCATCGACGACTATGAACGCGC
- a CDS encoding glycine C-acetyltransferase, whose product MRDSYLSHLRGTLEQIRTDGFYKHERVIVSPQAADVRLADGTQVLNFCANNYLGLANDARLIAAAKESLDHDGFGMASVRFICGTQSVHKALEKALADFLQTDDCILYSSCFDANGGLFETLLDEADAIISDELNHASIIDGVRLCKAKRYRYRNNNLADLEEKLREADAAGARFKLIATDGVFSMDGIIADLAGICDLAERYGALVMVDDSHAVGFVGEHGRGTPEHCGVLSRVDILTGTLGKALGGASGGYVAASKEVIEMLRQRSRPYLFSNTLTPSIAAASLKVLELLASDEGAQLRERVRANGAYFRQAMSALGFTLVPGAHPIIPVMLGDAQIASRMAQALLQEGVYVTGFSFPVVPKGRARIRTQMSAAHTTEQINHVVDAFARVGRALGVI is encoded by the coding sequence ATGCGTGACTCTTACCTTTCTCATCTGCGCGGCACGTTAGAGCAAATTCGCACAGATGGTTTTTACAAGCACGAACGCGTGATCGTCAGCCCGCAGGCAGCGGATGTCCGTCTTGCGGATGGCACGCAGGTTTTGAACTTCTGTGCGAACAATTATCTGGGTCTGGCCAACGATGCCCGCCTGATTGCGGCCGCCAAAGAAAGTCTCGATCACGATGGTTTTGGCATGGCGTCGGTGCGTTTTATCTGCGGCACTCAGTCGGTGCACAAGGCGCTCGAAAAAGCACTGGCCGATTTTCTGCAAACCGACGACTGCATCCTGTATTCAAGCTGTTTTGACGCGAATGGCGGCCTGTTCGAAACACTGCTCGACGAGGCCGATGCCATCATCAGCGACGAGCTGAATCACGCCAGCATCATCGACGGGGTGCGCCTGTGCAAGGCCAAGCGCTACCGCTATCGCAACAACAACCTGGCCGACCTTGAAGAAAAACTCCGCGAGGCTGATGCGGCGGGTGCCCGGTTCAAGCTGATTGCTACCGATGGCGTGTTTTCGATGGACGGCATCATTGCCGATCTGGCTGGAATTTGCGACCTCGCTGAGCGCTATGGCGCGCTGGTGATGGTTGACGATTCGCATGCAGTGGGTTTTGTCGGCGAGCACGGCCGTGGCACGCCCGAGCATTGTGGTGTGCTGTCCCGCGTCGATATCCTGACTGGGACGCTGGGCAAAGCGCTGGGCGGTGCTTCGGGAGGTTACGTCGCGGCCAGCAAGGAAGTGATCGAGATGTTGCGCCAGCGCTCACGGCCTTATCTTTTCTCCAACACGCTCACACCCAGCATTGCAGCGGCTTCGCTCAAAGTGCTCGAACTGCTCGCCAGCGATGAAGGCGCGCAGTTGCGTGAGCGCGTGCGGGCCAACGGCGCGTATTTTCGCCAGGCCATGAGTGCGCTTGGCTTCACCCTGGTGCCCGGGGCGCACCCGATCATTCCGGTGATGCTGGGGGATGCGCAAATTGCCTCACGCATGGCGCAGGCACTGTTGCAGGAAGGGGTGTATGTGACTGGGTTTTCGTTTCCGGTGGTGCCCAAAGGGCGAGCCCGGATTCGGACGCAGATGAGCGCGGCGCACACCACAGAGCAAATCAACCACGTTGTGGACGCGTTTGCCCGTGTAGGCCGTGCGCTCGGTGTTATTTGA